In Rhizobium leguminosarum, a genomic segment contains:
- the istB gene encoding IS21-like element helper ATPase IstB produces MSTEAPEILLVHYLKILKLPTFQREYQKLARLCATEGVDHVGYLFRLAEREMIERDRRKVERRIKAARFPVVKSLDSFDFAAIPKLNKMQVLELARCEWIERRENVIALGPSGTGKTHVALGLGLAACQKGLSVGFTTAAALVSEMMEARDERRLLRFQKQMAAYQLLIIDELGFVPLSKTGAELLFELISQRYERGATLVTSNLPFDEWTETLGSERLTGALLDRITHHVNILEMNGDSYRLAQSRARKAG; encoded by the coding sequence ATGAGCACCGAAGCACCTGAGATCCTGCTTGTCCATTACCTCAAGATCCTGAAGCTCCCGACATTCCAGCGCGAATACCAGAAGCTGGCCCGGCTATGTGCCACCGAGGGCGTCGATCATGTCGGCTATCTCTTCCGGCTTGCCGAAAGGGAGATGATCGAACGGGATCGCCGCAAGGTCGAGCGCCGCATCAAGGCGGCCAGGTTCCCGGTCGTAAAAAGCCTCGACAGCTTCGACTTCGCCGCCATCCCGAAGCTCAACAAGATGCAGGTGCTGGAACTGGCGCGTTGCGAATGGATCGAACGGCGGGAGAACGTCATTGCGCTCGGCCCGAGCGGCACGGGAAAGACGCATGTCGCGCTCGGTCTCGGCCTGGCGGCATGCCAGAAGGGCCTGTCCGTTGGGTTCACCACGGCCGCCGCCCTGGTCAGTGAGATGATGGAGGCGCGCGACGAGCGACGGCTGCTGCGGTTCCAGAAGCAGATGGCAGCCTACCAGCTTCTCATCATCGATGAGCTGGGCTTTGTGCCGCTCTCAAAAACCGGCGCAGAATTGCTGTTCGAGCTGATCTCACAACGCTATGAACGCGGCGCGACCCTGGTCACCAGCAATCTTCCGTTTGACGAATGGACAGAAACCTTGGGATCGGAGCGTCTCACCGGCGCACTGCTCGATCGCATCACCCACCACGTCAAC